TCTGCGCCAACAGCTGCGGCTTCCCCGGCAACCCGGCCACGCAGAACCTCTGCCAGAACTGCTTCTTGGCCGGACCAGCGTCCacgtcgccttcttcctcctcctcttctctgcCGGGCGTGTCCGCGCCGACCCCCGTCATCGACAGGCCTAGGCCGGCGCCGTTGGAGGCGGAGCTGGCACGCCCGGCAGTTGTCCGCGCTCCGGCGACGGAGGCGAAGCCGGCGAGGACGTCGGTGAACCGGTGCTCCAGCTGCCGGAAGCGGGTGGGGCTGACGGGGTTCCGGTGCCGGTGCGGCGACATGTTCTGCGGTGAGCATCGGTACTCGGACCGGCACGGGTGCAGCTACGACTACAAGGCCGCCGCCCGGGACGCCATCGCCAGGGACAACCCCGTGGTGCGCGCCGCCAAGATCGTCAGGTTctgagaagaggaaaggaaaaagaATCCAGAACCCCTGCCGAGGCATAGCAAAGAATCATCTCATCGAGGCCGTGGACCGCCGTGCGCTAGTATTATGCTGTTGTTCTCCGGAGTGTTTCCCTTTCTAATTAAAAAAATctttatttatttgaaaaaatgggAGGTAAAGATGTGGATGGAAAGGAAAGAATAGCGTGTGTAATGTAATACCAACGGGTGGTTGAGGCCGAGGAGCAAGCAATGAAATGGATTGGATGTGTATGTGTATGTGTGCGCTCCACATTATTTAATCTCGCCAATTCTTTGCGCAGAATTATTTGGCATTTGACATCACATTATTCATACAGAAATAAGTGTACCCCTCCcgtcaaaaaaaaagagaaagaaataagtgTACCCCTGCGGCCATGATTGATCAATCATCAATCATTGATGGAATCAAAATGAGTAGCAGCAGCGGCCTGATTGCCGGGCATTTGGGTCCATggcatgtttaagtgggatatttaATCGGAACAGGTGGTAGCCTGTCTTCGCTTTCGCGTTTGTTTGGCCGTCCGCACGCACCACTCCATTTTTATGGCTTGATTCCTGGACAAAATACGCAGGGCGTAAAGCAGGGGCTGGAACGCTGGGTGCGATTTTTTAGTGGGTGGGAATCGATCGGATCGCGGTGTGGTTGGGCCGTGGTGGCACGGTTGCTATCGTGCGGACGCCGCCACATGGCTCGACCCGGGAGGATACGCATGCGATTTCAACTCTCGCTCTTCTTTTTCCTCCTCCCTGCTGCCCTGCTCGTGATCGATGGGCATGGGCCGGTCGTCTTTTCCGACTGCTGACTCGTTCCTGATTAATCTTTGGCCTGTCTGCTGATGGTAGGCGAGTTGTGCTTGTTCACGCCTGCGTAAGTAAAGACTGGTAAGGATCCTATCGGGACTGCTAGCTCCCTCTGATGTGATTGTACAGCCAAGTGGCAACTGGAGCCTTGATCTTCACTGCACTACGTTGACAAAGACAAAACATGAAAAATCCTTAGTATGTGGAATCTCCCGACCCGTATCGTATCTAGGTGCATCGACAACTTCTCTGATGAGATGAGTAATACGTGGTGCGCAATTCGTGCCCCTGTTTAAATAATTCTAAATCCTAAAAAGTGCAGCTGTGCTCGTTTGTCTTCTCGAGCACACACGTCTCGGCGCCGTTGGATTCGTATCGTGCAGCACGTACATACACTAAGTGTGGCGCCAGGTGTCGCCTTGTCGGGGTGACGTGGGCCCATggcatgtttaagtgggatatttaAATTGGCATTTGGGCCCATGGCTAGGCATTTGGGCCCATggcatgtttaagtgggatatttaAATTGGAATAGGTGGTATGTCCTCGCTTGATACCAGCGGCCGCATGGTAGCAGCAAGTTGCGGCGGAAGGAGCAGCAGTACCGGAGACGCGGCAGAGGAGGAACGACGCGCTCGCGGCCGTTGTTCGGTTGGCGCAGAGGGGCAAAATTGCGGCCAACAAATCCCTGGTAAGCCCATCGATCTCTTCCACTCTGTTAGACTGTGTTCAATATTTAACGGAAGtgaggtggcgacggcggcggcgggtgttAGGGTTTTGGGCGGAAGCgtacgtaacctagcgtgataccatgtaagacaataggtttggggggaaaccggcacaaccctctagggatggcctatcacatatatataatgagtAGGATAAAACAAAAATctgatgtgttcaatattttgttcAGTCTCAAAAACATGttaaacgccttctcaagcacaaaattgttcatgtctagTCGGANNNNNNNNNNNNNNNNNNNNNNNNNNNNNNNNNNNNNNNNNNNNNNNNNNNNNNNNNNNNNNNNNNNNNNNNNNNNNNNNNNNNNNNNNNNNNNNNNNNNNNNNNNNNNNNNNNNNNNNNNNNNNNNNNNNNNNNNNNNNNNNNNNNNNNNNNNNNNNNNNNNNNNNNNNNNNNNNNNNNNNNNNNNNNNNNNNNNNNNNNNNNNNNNNNNNNNNNNNNNNNNNNNNNNNNNNNNNNNNNNNNNNNNNNNNNNgggggggggcgagtatcgcaacctcaactccgtctttcagtcgcttgggatcgctcaccgtttagcatgtccacatacacatcagcagaatggttcagtagaatgtAAGCATCGCCACATCATTGAAACTGGTATTACTCTTTTGGCTCATGCATCTGTtctgtttcggttttggagtgatgctttcaccacttcaTGC
Above is a window of Triticum dicoccoides isolate Atlit2015 ecotype Zavitan chromosome 5B, WEW_v2.0, whole genome shotgun sequence DNA encoding:
- the LOC119310815 gene encoding zinc finger A20 and AN1 domain-containing stress-associated protein 1-like, which translates into the protein MAQRDHKQEEPTELRAPEITLCANSCGFPGNPATQNLCQNCFLAGPASTSPSSSSSSLPGVSAPTPVIDRPRPAPLEAELARPAVVRAPATEAKPARTSVNRCSSCRKRVGLTGFRCRCGDMFCGEHRYSDRHGCSYDYKAAARDAIARDNPVVRAAKIVRF